From one Idiomarina sp. X4 genomic stretch:
- a CDS encoding histidine kinase dimerization/phospho-acceptor domain-containing protein, whose product MQIISRIRTKLNSIRRRILVAVSAVYLLSSAVSATWIYAEISHEVDELFDAEMVQQAKTLLALLPQNNEYVDRDITISRINAHSYEDKLSYRIETTSGESLLQTEGSLDPSVITFNEGFAVKMINNELWHSFGLYSAAGDYRILLLQQDEFRSEIRNDLTVDTVIPIITLLPLMLWLGWWTINRNFASFRRLAGALRRKRSDDYRPFSESNDTEEVALVKTALNHYLHRIEQTFLREKQFSADAAHELRTPLASLKAQLQNQIVKATTDKQKSELQSLLDSTERLVSLVESLLLLSKTELPPEQWRQVNAAAVIRQVISDYYPKAEAQQLSLEVNLPDTVDWRSEESYLAVLFSNLVDNAIKYARPKSTIDIAFDGSAFVIRNSVEATHHIDVQRLTERFYRGGQLREQGAGIGLSIVNNLARQLGLILTFEHQDGDFIVKVDRHHKEGE is encoded by the coding sequence ATGCAAATAATTAGCCGTATAAGAACAAAACTAAACTCCATACGTCGGCGCATTCTGGTTGCGGTATCGGCTGTCTATTTATTGAGTTCGGCCGTCTCTGCCACGTGGATTTATGCCGAAATCAGTCATGAAGTCGATGAGTTGTTTGACGCTGAAATGGTGCAGCAGGCGAAAACCTTGCTTGCACTTTTACCCCAAAATAATGAGTACGTGGATCGCGACATTACCATTAGTCGTATTAATGCACATTCATATGAGGACAAACTCTCTTATCGTATCGAAACCACCTCTGGTGAGAGTCTATTGCAAACAGAAGGCTCGCTGGATCCGTCAGTGATTACCTTTAACGAAGGCTTTGCGGTTAAAATGATCAATAACGAGCTGTGGCATAGCTTCGGTTTATATTCGGCTGCAGGCGATTACCGCATTTTGCTGTTGCAGCAGGATGAATTCCGCTCTGAAATTCGCAATGATCTGACGGTTGATACCGTGATACCTATTATCACACTATTACCATTGATGCTGTGGCTAGGCTGGTGGACAATAAATCGCAACTTCGCGAGCTTCAGACGGTTAGCCGGAGCACTTAGACGCAAGCGCTCAGACGACTACCGACCGTTTTCAGAGTCCAACGATACTGAAGAGGTCGCGTTAGTTAAAACTGCACTGAACCATTATTTACATCGCATTGAGCAAACATTCTTACGGGAAAAACAGTTTTCTGCCGATGCAGCACACGAACTACGAACACCGCTGGCAAGCCTGAAGGCTCAGTTACAAAATCAAATAGTCAAAGCGACGACCGATAAGCAAAAGTCTGAGCTCCAGTCGCTACTGGACAGTACTGAGCGACTGGTGAGTCTGGTTGAAAGTTTACTATTGTTATCAAAAACAGAGCTTCCTCCTGAGCAGTGGCGACAGGTGAATGCTGCTGCGGTTATTCGGCAAGTAATTTCTGACTATTATCCAAAAGCAGAAGCCCAGCAGTTGTCGCTAGAGGTGAATTTGCCTGACACCGTTGACTGGCGCTCTGAAGAAAGTTATCTGGCGGTACTATTCAGCAACCTGGTTGATAACGCGATTAAATATGCCCGACCAAAATCAACGATAGATATTGCCTTTGATGGCTCTGCGTTTGTTATTCGAAATTCGGTAGAAGCGACACATCATATTGATGTTCAACGCCTCACTGAACGTTTTTATCGCGGGGGACAGTTACGTGAACAAGGCGCTGGAATCGGCTTAAGTATCGTAAATAATCTGGCTCGGCAGCTCGGCTTAATACTGACATTTGAGCATCAAGATGGCGATTTCATCGTAAAAGTTGATCGACATCATAAAGAAGGAGAGTAA
- a CDS encoding cytochrome b, translating to MNSKYTPLSRTLHWLGALSIFTILTLGFMMVFADSREVKHYSEAAHIGVGFFVFFIVAWRIVLRFYQGFPESTTTVKDKLVRYLHYALLLTMLVLIVTGPLYLFTENDPLSVFGWFSVSVDLSGLPWLHEPSEEIHKVLGTYVLPVLVTLHIAGGVWHFYKEKD from the coding sequence ATGAACAGTAAATACACACCATTATCGCGCACACTTCATTGGCTCGGGGCGTTATCAATTTTTACCATACTGACACTTGGTTTTATGATGGTGTTTGCTGACTCCAGAGAGGTTAAACACTATTCCGAAGCCGCTCATATTGGTGTTGGTTTTTTTGTTTTCTTTATTGTTGCCTGGCGTATTGTTTTGCGCTTTTATCAAGGTTTTCCTGAGTCAACCACAACGGTAAAAGACAAACTCGTCAGATATCTTCATTATGCTTTATTACTAACTATGTTGGTCTTAATTGTAACAGGGCCTCTTTATCTGTTTACCGAAAATGATCCTTTATCGGTATTTGGATGGTTCAGCGTATCCGTGGACTTAAGTGGATTGCCATGGCTGCATGAGCCCTCAGAAGAAATACATAAAGTATTAGGTACGTATGTATTACCAGTGCTGGTTACTTTACATATTGCCGGTGGTGTTTGGCACTTTTACAAAGAAAAGGACTAA
- a CDS encoding D-2-hydroxyacid dehydrogenase, whose translation MKAVILDNSSLGTGVDLSPIENQVNELDCYSLTSPGQVDERIQDADIVITNKVVLNEDSLKQAKRLKLVCVLATGMNNIDLKAAEKLGIPVKNVEAYGTPSVVQHTLMMMLSLATKMPVMQQRMAAGDWQKSPLFTLLDPPTYQLEGKHLVIVGSGELGQAVKKQAEALGMRVTFSARPGKADDSRPSFDELLPQADVISFHCPLTDDTKGLLNRNNIKHCQPHTLVINNARGGVANEEDVLDALRNGNIGGYATDVLPQEPPKDGHPLLDALNEPLNLIVTPHNAWTSPEARQRIIELTAENIQTLK comes from the coding sequence ATGAAAGCAGTCATATTAGATAACAGCAGTTTGGGAACTGGTGTTGATTTATCTCCTATTGAAAATCAAGTTAACGAGCTCGATTGCTATTCGCTGACGTCGCCCGGGCAAGTCGATGAGCGCATTCAGGATGCCGACATTGTTATTACCAATAAAGTGGTTCTGAATGAAGACAGTTTAAAACAGGCAAAGCGGCTGAAACTGGTTTGTGTGCTGGCTACCGGGATGAACAATATCGACTTAAAAGCTGCTGAAAAGCTTGGTATTCCCGTTAAAAACGTCGAAGCCTACGGAACACCTAGTGTGGTGCAGCATACATTAATGATGATGCTGTCATTGGCAACTAAAATGCCTGTCATGCAGCAACGGATGGCTGCTGGCGACTGGCAAAAATCACCGTTATTTACCTTGCTTGATCCTCCTACCTATCAGTTAGAAGGCAAGCACTTGGTTATTGTTGGTTCGGGCGAGCTTGGCCAGGCGGTGAAGAAACAGGCCGAAGCATTGGGAATGCGTGTCACCTTTAGTGCACGCCCTGGTAAAGCAGACGACTCACGCCCAAGCTTTGACGAACTGTTACCTCAAGCGGACGTTATTTCTTTCCATTGCCCGCTAACGGATGACACGAAAGGTTTGCTTAACCGCAACAATATTAAACATTGCCAGCCTCACACTTTAGTCATTAACAATGCCCGAGGTGGCGTAGCTAATGAGGAAGATGTTTTAGATGCGCTTCGCAATGGAAACATTGGCGGCTATGCAACCGATGTTCTGCCACAAGAACCGCCAAAAGACGGCCACCCGTTACTTGATGCACTAAATGAACCACTGAACTTGATTGTTACACCACATAACGCCTGGACTTCACCAGAAGCGAGACAACGCATTATTGAGTTAACTGCCGAAAATATCCAAACGTTAAAGTAA
- a CDS encoding LemA family protein, whose amino-acid sequence MTGIWIAVGIAVILVIAIIAIYNAIINRANAVERAWANVITQERQKNKIIPHLEDVVKDYKEFEQGTLTKVTELRSALQGLDSGKVDTTKLEQAEAKTGELLKSLNVTVENYPELKASETYQKLMREITDQQENIGAAIRIFNQNVEDFNNGIEVFPNSLVNAMLNRKEKIKTFSDSQAEEGFEYKPNI is encoded by the coding sequence ATGACTGGAATATGGATAGCGGTTGGTATCGCGGTAATTTTGGTGATAGCTATTATTGCCATTTATAACGCCATTATTAACAGGGCGAATGCCGTTGAACGGGCTTGGGCAAACGTTATTACGCAAGAGCGCCAGAAGAATAAAATCATTCCGCATTTAGAGGATGTGGTAAAAGATTACAAAGAGTTTGAACAGGGAACACTGACTAAAGTCACCGAGCTTCGCAGTGCGCTACAGGGCTTAGATAGCGGGAAAGTTGATACCACAAAACTGGAACAGGCTGAAGCAAAAACGGGTGAGTTACTAAAGAGCTTAAATGTCACCGTTGAAAATTATCCTGAATTGAAAGCGTCAGAAACCTATCAGAAACTCATGCGCGAAATTACCGACCAACAGGAAAACATTGGGGCGGCGATTCGTATTTTTAACCAGAACGTTGAAGACTTTAATAACGGTATTGAAGTTTTTCCGAACTCGCTGGTTAATGCCATGCTGAATCGTAAGGAAAAAATAAAAACTTTCTCTGACTCACAAGCCGAAGAAGGTTTTGAGTATAAGCCCAATATTTAG
- a CDS encoding OmpA family protein — MKKLALLTIMTSLALVGCENMSNTQKGATIGAVTGALLGKGTGDHDKSRYIWGAAVGALAGGAIGSYMDKQEEEFREELADSGVKVIREGDNIRLQLPSNITFATGSATISQSFDPVLDDVARVLKKYEKTTMLIQGHTDSTGTAEYNQQLSLNRANAVRNHLVGNGVDTRRVTTEGYGESQPIADNDTESGRQLNRRVELRIVPNTK; from the coding sequence ATGAAGAAGTTAGCGTTATTAACGATAATGACCTCGCTCGCTTTAGTGGGCTGTGAAAATATGAGTAATACCCAGAAGGGCGCAACCATTGGCGCTGTAACTGGTGCATTGCTTGGTAAAGGTACCGGCGACCACGATAAAAGCCGTTATATCTGGGGGGCGGCAGTTGGCGCATTAGCGGGTGGTGCTATTGGTTCCTATATGGACAAGCAGGAAGAAGAGTTCAGAGAAGAACTGGCAGATAGTGGTGTTAAGGTAATACGTGAGGGCGATAACATTCGCCTGCAGCTGCCAAGTAATATTACATTTGCCACAGGCAGCGCGACTATCTCACAGAGTTTTGATCCTGTGTTAGATGACGTGGCCAGAGTGCTGAAAAAGTATGAGAAAACCACCATGCTTATTCAGGGACACACGGACAGTACAGGCACCGCTGAATACAATCAGCAATTGTCGTTAAACCGAGCAAATGCTGTGCGTAACCATTTGGTGGGCAATGGCGTTGACACTCGTCGCGTGACAACCGAGGGATATGGTGAAAGTCAGCCAATAGCAGACAATGACACAGAAAGCGGTCGTCAACTCAATCGCCGCGTTGAGCTGCGAATTGTCCCCAATACCAAATAA
- a CDS encoding DUF938 domain-containing protein codes for MELPFSQACENNKKPILDVLKVAFAKASHVLEVGSGTGQHAVYFARQLPHLKWQASDQPAYLSGIKARILKEGVPNQPLPFEFDVFQSAPDGQFDALFTANTCHIMPKEGVKALFEHLGNSLKSVKLLCIYGPFNDNGQFTSESNRSFNESLKARDSQMGIRDKQWIAELAGQQGFRLKSTHAMPANNQILEFQR; via the coding sequence ATGGAATTGCCTTTCTCACAAGCTTGTGAAAACAATAAAAAGCCAATACTTGATGTTCTGAAAGTCGCTTTTGCTAAAGCTTCACATGTTTTGGAGGTGGGCAGTGGCACCGGACAACATGCTGTTTACTTCGCTAGACAACTCCCTCATTTAAAATGGCAGGCAAGTGACCAGCCAGCCTATTTATCGGGCATAAAAGCCCGAATTTTAAAAGAAGGGGTACCAAACCAGCCTTTGCCGTTTGAGTTTGATGTGTTTCAGTCAGCCCCTGATGGTCAGTTCGATGCTTTATTTACCGCCAATACCTGCCACATTATGCCTAAAGAAGGAGTGAAAGCACTGTTTGAGCATTTGGGAAATAGCCTTAAGTCGGTAAAGCTTTTATGCATTTATGGACCATTCAACGACAACGGTCAGTTTACCAGTGAGAGTAACCGCTCATTTAATGAATCATTAAAAGCGCGTGACAGCCAAATGGGAATACGTGATAAACAATGGATTGCAGAGCTTGCCGGACAACAGGGGTTTAGATTGAAGAGCACCCATGCTATGCCGGCAAATAATCAAATTCTGGAGTTTCAGCGTTAA
- a CDS encoding PH domain-containing protein → MNNEQIIGINNSTEKYRDKWLKLSPVAIIYFAIQFIKNTASNFVYLIPAFVIGYQKLADNIISIIVGVTGVLVFIAVSALVKFYFYQYRITGQRAQIHSGVFQKKHIDLPFERIQNIRFEQPIYYRFTDHVCMLLDTAGSSKAEAKIIALPKPVAEALKQEILLFKDHKTNTKSQPESKQQEEREAVLNTRSVRDLIIHGLASNRIWIVLGALAPFFNSISEQVIEGIESFGVDLEALMSSTQYAMWQYILVIASATFIIIALLALISVVGSVITFYDFRLTRSGDRYIRRNGLFTRHEVAMRLRRLQMIVYQQNWLDRLLQRVNLKFEQLNASIERYSASTAGGKIMVPSVTLKEAEELAADAWPKHQMGTINFHPISKRLMVRNLLIAFWLVIVPAIAASYLGYYEISLGFGSLFLLLIPLIVLRWKRWGYASDDQFIYIRKGLIGVNYRCFPIHKVQQTSFYQSWFMRRFKLCTVGFVLACGGQSIPFIKEISGDTLIDETLHQVESLKKSWM, encoded by the coding sequence ATGAATAACGAGCAAATAATCGGTATTAACAATTCGACAGAAAAGTATCGCGATAAATGGCTAAAACTGTCACCCGTCGCGATTATTTATTTTGCTATTCAGTTTATTAAAAATACCGCCAGTAACTTCGTTTATTTAATTCCGGCATTCGTCATTGGATACCAGAAGCTGGCAGACAATATTATTTCTATTATTGTTGGTGTCACCGGGGTTTTGGTGTTTATTGCTGTTAGTGCGTTGGTTAAATTTTACTTTTACCAATACCGAATTACCGGGCAGCGAGCACAAATTCACTCAGGGGTTTTTCAAAAGAAGCACATAGATTTACCCTTTGAGCGCATTCAAAACATTCGCTTTGAGCAGCCTATTTATTACCGTTTTACTGATCACGTCTGCATGCTGCTCGACACTGCTGGTTCGAGTAAGGCGGAAGCAAAAATCATCGCCCTTCCCAAACCCGTCGCCGAGGCGCTTAAACAAGAAATACTGCTGTTTAAAGATCACAAAACCAACACTAAAAGTCAGCCAGAATCAAAGCAGCAGGAAGAGCGAGAAGCTGTTCTTAATACTCGTTCAGTAAGAGATCTCATTATTCACGGTTTAGCAAGCAACCGTATTTGGATTGTCTTAGGTGCGTTAGCGCCCTTTTTCAATTCGATTTCGGAACAAGTCATTGAAGGAATAGAAAGCTTCGGTGTCGATCTGGAAGCCCTCATGTCCTCCACTCAATACGCTATGTGGCAATACATCCTGGTTATAGCCTCGGCCACCTTCATTATTATTGCGCTACTAGCGCTAATTTCTGTCGTTGGTTCGGTTATTACCTTTTACGATTTTCGCCTGACTCGATCCGGCGACCGCTACATTCGTAGAAACGGTCTATTTACTCGCCATGAAGTGGCAATGCGACTGCGTCGACTACAGATGATCGTGTATCAACAAAACTGGCTTGACCGTCTGCTACAGCGTGTGAACCTGAAGTTCGAGCAACTCAATGCCAGTATTGAACGTTACAGCGCTTCTACAGCGGGCGGAAAAATCATGGTGCCTTCCGTTACTCTGAAAGAAGCAGAGGAACTGGCCGCAGACGCTTGGCCAAAACATCAAATGGGCACTATTAATTTTCACCCGATAAGCAAGCGCCTTATGGTTCGTAATCTATTAATCGCCTTTTGGTTGGTGATTGTACCTGCCATTGCCGCTAGCTACCTTGGTTACTACGAAATTTCACTTGGCTTCGGCAGCCTGTTTTTACTCCTTATTCCTCTTATTGTGCTGCGTTGGAAGCGCTGGGGTTATGCAAGCGACGATCAGTTTATATACATTCGTAAAGGTCTTATTGGCGTTAATTATCGCTGCTTCCCCATTCACAAAGTTCAACAAACCTCATTTTACCAAAGCTGGTTTATGCGGCGTTTCAAGTTGTGCACTGTCGGCTTTGTGCTCGCCTGTGGCGGCCAATCCATTCCTTTTATTAAAGAAATCTCCGGTGATACATTAATTGACGAAACGCTACATCAGGTTGAGTCATTGAAGAAATCCTGGATGTAA
- a CDS encoding PH domain-containing protein translates to MSTSSFSNETIESSSLPKAREQQFLPLSPAYVKVNLLCRLLLWLVILVALVVVYWQPWFELPSPMQKAIPGLLIAIASLGLLLSVYGVIGDKIKGYALREHDLSYKSGVIFKSIISQPILRIQHVELKHGPIDRHFGLASLEVFSAGGAMHTFAIPGLPEEKARELRQYILEHGDIAANE, encoded by the coding sequence ATGTCTACCAGTTCATTTTCAAACGAGACAATCGAAAGCAGCAGCCTTCCTAAAGCTCGTGAACAACAATTTTTACCGTTAAGCCCTGCCTACGTTAAAGTTAACTTACTTTGTCGCTTACTGCTTTGGCTTGTGATTTTAGTCGCCTTGGTTGTTGTTTACTGGCAGCCTTGGTTTGAACTGCCCAGCCCTATGCAAAAAGCAATTCCCGGCTTACTCATTGCTATTGCCTCATTAGGGCTATTGCTATCCGTTTACGGCGTTATTGGCGACAAAATAAAAGGCTATGCGTTGCGAGAGCATGACTTAAGTTACAAAAGCGGCGTTATTTTTAAGTCAATTATCAGTCAACCCATCTTGCGAATACAGCACGTTGAATTAAAACATGGGCCAATCGATCGTCACTTTGGGCTTGCCTCTTTAGAGGTATTCAGTGCCGGCGGCGCTATGCATACGTTCGCTATTCCGGGCTTACCCGAAGAAAAAGCCCGCGAACTACGTCAGTATATACTTGAGCATGGTGATATTGCGGCCAATGAATAA
- a CDS encoding BON domain-containing protein, with product MKNVKAALFASLIPLSLLALSGCSEQEANKAESEVESKMEQAEQKAKETMDDAQEKSEDAWNETKETSEDAWNKTKEEAQEAGDYAEEKADQAGDYIDDSIITTRVKAVIFEDDNLNSMNISVETNNGIVQLSGFVESDADIDTAENLASTVEGVKDIENDLQVKK from the coding sequence ATGAAAAACGTAAAAGCAGCTTTATTCGCAAGTTTAATTCCATTGTCGCTTCTAGCACTGTCTGGTTGTAGTGAACAAGAAGCAAACAAAGCAGAGTCTGAAGTTGAGAGTAAAATGGAGCAAGCTGAGCAAAAAGCAAAGGAAACCATGGACGACGCTCAGGAAAAGTCAGAAGACGCTTGGAATGAAACCAAAGAAACGTCTGAAGATGCCTGGAATAAAACCAAAGAGGAAGCTCAGGAAGCTGGCGACTACGCTGAAGAAAAAGCAGATCAAGCGGGTGACTACATCGATGACTCTATCATCACCACACGCGTTAAGGCCGTTATTTTTGAAGACGACAACCTCAACAGCATGAATATTAGCGTTGAAACCAACAACGGTATTGTTCAGCTGTCAGGTTTTGTTGAAAGCGACGCTGATATTGATACCGCTGAAAACTTAGCTTCTACCGTCGAGGGCGTGAAAGACATTGAAAACGACCTTCAAGTGAAGAAATAA
- a CDS encoding DUF3149 domain-containing protein: MSLWREFFSDPVIFISFSGLAIVIGMCFFYAIFFYIKMVKAEKKRK, translated from the coding sequence ATGAGTTTATGGCGAGAGTTTTTTAGTGACCCTGTTATCTTTATTTCTTTTAGTGGGCTGGCTATTGTTATTGGTATGTGTTTTTTCTACGCCATATTTTTTTACATAAAAATGGTGAAGGCGGAGAAAAAGCGCAAATAA
- a CDS encoding antibiotic biosynthesis monooxygenase family protein — translation MKYIFQVRIKDGHTAEDYAEAWVKASEIIQRAPGARGTELHRKIGDDKTLIAIASWDSKAQRDAMENQHNPDVAEIIRGAAPFCEITPLGEFEDPEWVVLPSGKTT, via the coding sequence ATGAAATATATTTTTCAGGTGCGTATAAAAGACGGACACACAGCAGAAGACTATGCAGAGGCTTGGGTTAAAGCCAGTGAAATTATTCAGCGTGCTCCGGGCGCACGAGGCACCGAGCTCCACCGTAAAATTGGCGATGATAAAACACTGATTGCTATTGCATCCTGGGACTCGAAGGCGCAGCGGGATGCAATGGAAAACCAACACAACCCAGACGTCGCTGAGATTATTCGCGGCGCTGCGCCGTTTTGTGAGATTACGCCCTTAGGGGAGTTCGAAGATCCCGAGTGGGTTGTCTTACCGTCTGGAAAAACGACCTAA
- a CDS encoding branched-chain amino acid aminotransferase, with protein sequence MAAFGSVFMPQMTLAAFENSNWSTPELVSSDAIQLHPGAHVLHYASTCFEGLKAFRHDDGSINIFRMDRNVKRMQQSSELLSLPSFDESMLEKMIVDVVKHFSDEVPAPPGSMYIRPTHIGTEAAIGKAASPTHSSMLYVLLSPVGDYFSGGDKALRLLLEENGSRCAAHMGMVKSGGNYASALQPILEARASVNADQVLFCPNGDVQETGAANFLLIDDNEIITKALDTSFLHGVTRDSILTIAKDLGMTVSERELSVEELLERAAKPNCEAALSGTAAVLAPVGTLIHDGQEFSVGNGNTGETTLKLRKALNDIQWGKAEDTHGWLTKI encoded by the coding sequence ATGGCCGCTTTTGGCTCTGTATTTATGCCGCAAATGACGTTGGCGGCGTTTGAAAACTCAAACTGGAGCACGCCTGAACTGGTTTCCTCCGACGCCATTCAATTACACCCGGGTGCCCACGTTTTACATTACGCCAGCACCTGTTTTGAAGGACTAAAAGCGTTTCGACACGACGATGGTTCCATTAATATTTTTCGCATGGATCGCAACGTGAAGCGCATGCAGCAGAGCAGTGAGCTACTCTCGTTACCCTCATTCGACGAATCCATGCTTGAGAAAATGATTGTCGATGTCGTTAAGCACTTTAGTGACGAAGTACCTGCGCCGCCGGGCTCTATGTACATTCGTCCAACCCATATTGGCACCGAAGCCGCAATTGGTAAAGCCGCTTCTCCAACACATTCTTCAATGCTTTATGTGTTGTTATCACCTGTCGGCGATTACTTTTCGGGCGGCGATAAAGCACTGCGACTGTTGCTGGAAGAAAACGGCTCCCGCTGCGCGGCGCACATGGGGATGGTGAAAAGTGGTGGTAATTATGCCAGTGCACTACAGCCTATTTTAGAGGCGCGTGCCTCTGTCAATGCTGACCAAGTATTGTTCTGTCCAAACGGCGACGTTCAGGAAACCGGTGCGGCAAACTTTTTGCTAATTGATGACAATGAAATCATAACCAAAGCACTGGATACCAGCTTTTTGCACGGCGTCACTCGTGACTCTATTCTCACCATTGCTAAAGACTTAGGAATGACAGTGTCAGAGCGGGAACTAAGTGTTGAAGAATTATTAGAGCGCGCAGCAAAACCAAACTGCGAGGCCGCTCTATCAGGTACGGCAGCCGTTTTAGCACCAGTTGGTACTCTTATTCATGATGGTCAGGAGTTCTCAGTCGGCAATGGCAACACAGGCGAAACCACACTGAAGCTCCGCAAGGCCTTAAATGATATTCAATGGGGCAAAGCAGAAGATACACATGGTTGGCTAACCAAAATCTGA
- the arfB gene encoding alternative ribosome rescue aminoacyl-tRNA hydrolase ArfB yields MINISQRVEIAESEIEWQFIRSSGAGGQNVNKVATAAQLIFDIQASSLPDFYKQRLLKKHDHRITQSGKVIIKSQETRSQARNRELALEQLTELIRSVSKTQKKRIPTKPTRAAKEKRLNNKKQHGQKKVLRKKEF; encoded by the coding sequence ATGATTAATATTTCTCAGCGCGTTGAAATTGCGGAAAGCGAAATAGAGTGGCAATTTATTCGCTCCAGTGGAGCTGGTGGACAAAATGTTAATAAAGTGGCTACCGCCGCACAGCTCATTTTTGATATCCAGGCGTCATCGCTGCCTGACTTTTATAAACAACGACTGCTTAAAAAGCATGACCATCGAATTACTCAAAGCGGTAAAGTCATTATTAAAAGTCAGGAAACACGAAGCCAGGCAAGGAATAGAGAGTTGGCATTAGAGCAACTGACTGAACTCATTCGCAGTGTTTCTAAAACGCAGAAGAAACGTATTCCAACTAAGCCAACTCGCGCCGCTAAAGAGAAGCGCTTGAATAATAAGAAGCAGCACGGCCAGAAAAAGGTGCTTCGCAAAAAGGAGTTCTAA
- a CDS encoding flavin reductase family protein, whose amino-acid sequence MKHYKQNDLAQMKDRDRARFVNCLSGFKSANVIGTRDRRQQDNLAIVSSVVHLGSNPPFLGFVMRPQSVTRHTWENIEESGVYTINHVGESFFKQAHQTSARYPREQSEFDACDLTPEFMDGFHAPYVAESSLRIGMQLVEIIPIQHNDTALIVGEVRWVDVQEDAVQSDGYIDIEGLGTMTISGLDGYHLTSRAARLSYAKPDEELQELTTSGEVKD is encoded by the coding sequence ATGAAACACTATAAACAGAATGATTTAGCCCAAATGAAAGACAGGGATCGTGCCCGGTTTGTGAACTGTCTTTCTGGCTTTAAGAGTGCCAATGTTATAGGTACACGCGATCGGCGCCAGCAGGATAACCTGGCTATTGTGAGTTCGGTTGTGCACCTTGGAAGCAACCCGCCGTTTCTTGGCTTTGTCATGCGTCCACAGTCAGTGACAAGGCACACCTGGGAGAATATCGAGGAAAGTGGTGTGTATACTATTAATCATGTTGGCGAGAGCTTTTTTAAACAAGCCCATCAAACGTCAGCGCGCTATCCCAGAGAGCAGTCCGAGTTTGACGCTTGTGACTTGACCCCTGAGTTTATGGATGGGTTCCATGCACCTTATGTCGCTGAAAGTTCTTTGCGTATTGGTATGCAGTTGGTTGAAATTATTCCGATACAACACAACGACACGGCGCTTATCGTTGGCGAAGTGCGTTGGGTAGATGTGCAGGAGGATGCAGTGCAAAGTGATGGCTATATCGACATTGAAGGTCTCGGTACTATGACCATTTCCGGATTAGATGGTTACCACTTGACCTCACGGGCAGCACGCTTGTCATACGCCAAGCCCGACGAAGAGCTGCAGGAGCTGACAACCAGCGGTGAAGTTAAAGACTGA